A genomic segment from Cuculus canorus isolate bCucCan1 chromosome 18, bCucCan1.pri, whole genome shotgun sequence encodes:
- the LOC104061926 gene encoding nucleoside diphosphate kinase, whose product MASTCERTFIAIKPDGVQRGLVGEIIKRFEQKGFRMVAMKFLQASEDLLKQHYIDLKDRPFFPGLVKYMNSGPVVAMVWEGLNVVKTGRVMLGETNPADSKPGTIRGDFCIQVGRNIIHGSDSVESAQKEINLWFKPEELIDYKSCAYDWIYE is encoded by the exons ATGGCCTCGACCTGCGAGCGCACCTTCATCGCCATCAAACCCGACGGCGTGCAGCGAGGGCTGGTGGGAGAGATCATCAAGCGGTTCGAGCAGAAGGGCTTCCGAATGGTGGCCATGAAGTTCCTGCAG GCCTCTGAAGACCTTCTCAAGCAACACTACATTGACTTGAAAGACCGACCCTTCTTCCCTGGTCTGGTGAAATACATGAACTCCGGACCTGTTGTAGCCATG GTATGGGAAGGACTCAACGTGGTTAAAACTGGGCGAGTGATGTTAGGCGAAACAAACCCCGCAGACTCTAAGCCTGGCACCATCCGGGGTGACTTCTGCATTCAAGTAGGAAG GAACATCATCCACGGCAGCGACTCTGTGGAAAGCGCACAGAAGGAGATCAACCTGTGGTTCAAACCTGAGGAGCTCATTGACTACAAATCTTGTGCTTACGATTGGATCTACGAGTGA